In Arthrobacter sp. MN05-02, one genomic interval encodes:
- a CDS encoding ADP-ribosylglycohydrolase → MTTDSTAGSGPGDTTTGTYEDRVLGCLLGTMAGDAYGILTAAGDDPATALDEPGAVAVSDATQLTLYTVDALVEALEWANDGVAADETACVWLAYLRWLTRQGEHLPPNAPVPPPRWLDRQEELTAVHDPDAETVRALLTGDMGTAARPLNPRAQGPGALMRSAPFGLVPRIPASMVERLTVDAAALTHGSQAARATAALLSAVIRSLAIEGTTLDEAVATARAGERIAAEDAGHDAGRGLAGGADTSGAGADGAAADGATAAGTFEAALQAVVEGADESSSPRDHLVAALGHAAHAGRPDASPMVAASLAGGIVGALHGTRALPAGYLTSPGVPAVVRSMARTLLSATTGT, encoded by the coding sequence GTGACGACTGACAGCACCGCCGGTTCCGGCCCCGGGGACACCACGACAGGCACGTACGAGGATCGGGTCCTGGGGTGCCTGCTCGGGACGATGGCCGGGGACGCCTACGGCATCCTCACCGCGGCGGGCGACGATCCCGCGACCGCCCTCGACGAGCCGGGAGCGGTGGCCGTCTCCGACGCGACACAGCTCACGCTCTACACCGTGGACGCCCTCGTGGAGGCACTGGAGTGGGCGAACGACGGCGTCGCCGCCGACGAGACCGCCTGTGTGTGGCTCGCCTACCTCCGCTGGCTCACGCGGCAGGGCGAGCACCTGCCGCCGAACGCACCCGTTCCTCCGCCGAGGTGGCTCGACCGGCAGGAGGAGCTGACGGCCGTCCACGACCCCGACGCCGAGACCGTCCGCGCCCTCCTCACCGGCGACATGGGGACGGCCGCCCGTCCCCTGAACCCCCGGGCGCAGGGACCGGGTGCGCTGATGCGCTCGGCCCCGTTCGGGCTCGTCCCCCGGATCCCCGCCAGCATGGTCGAGCGCCTCACGGTCGACGCCGCCGCGCTGACGCACGGTTCGCAGGCCGCCCGGGCCACAGCAGCCCTCCTCAGTGCCGTGATCCGCTCGCTCGCGATCGAGGGCACGACCCTGGACGAGGCGGTCGCCACCGCCCGCGCCGGTGAACGGATCGCCGCGGAGGACGCCGGGCACGACGCCGGCCGCGGGTTGGCCGGCGGAGCGGACACCTCCGGAGCCGGGGCGGACGGCGCGGCAGCCGACGGGGCGACGGCGGCCGGCACGTTCGAGGCGGCGCTGCAGGCGGTCGTCGAGGGCGCCGACGAGTCCTCGTCGCCGCGGGACCATCTCGTCGCGGCTCTCGGGCATGCGGCGCATGCAGGCAGGCCCGATGCCTCCCCAATGGTCGCGGCGTCCCTGGCGGGCGGGATCGTCGGCGCACTGCACGGCACGCGCGCCCTACCGGCCGGCTACCTGACCTCGCCGGGGGTTCCCGCCGTCGTCCGCTCCATGGCACGGACGCTCCTGTCCGCGACGACCGGTACCTGA
- a CDS encoding non-canonical purine NTP pyrophosphatase gives MADAPRLVLATRNAGKLRELRELLRGQVPGLDVDTQVVDAVTAGAPDVVESGVTFEENALLKAEQTAQATGLIAVADDSGLAVDVLGGAPGIFSARWAGRHGDDAANLELLLAQLSDIPADRRGAAFVCAAALARPGGSGGSRTERGELRGTLLTAPRGAGGFGYDPILVPHGLQRTCAELAPEEKNAISHRGIAFRALLPHLVDALS, from the coding sequence GTGGCTGACGCGCCCCGGCTCGTCCTCGCTACCCGCAACGCCGGCAAACTGCGGGAACTCCGCGAGCTGCTGCGCGGCCAGGTGCCCGGGCTCGACGTCGACACCCAGGTCGTCGACGCCGTCACGGCGGGCGCGCCCGACGTCGTCGAGAGCGGCGTGACCTTCGAGGAGAACGCCCTGCTCAAGGCGGAACAGACCGCGCAGGCCACCGGGCTCATCGCCGTCGCCGACGACTCGGGCCTCGCCGTCGACGTCCTGGGCGGAGCGCCCGGTATCTTCTCGGCCCGCTGGGCCGGGCGGCACGGCGACGACGCCGCGAACCTCGAACTCCTCCTGGCGCAGCTCTCCGACATCCCGGCCGACCGCCGGGGAGCGGCGTTCGTCTGCGCGGCGGCCCTCGCACGACCGGGTGGTTCCGGCGGAAGCCGAACCGAGCGCGGAGAACTGCGCGGCACCCTCCTGACAGCCCCCCGCGGAGCAGGCGGATTCGGTTACGATCCGATCCTCGTGCCCCACGGGCTCCAGCGCACCTGCGCCGAACTCGCGCCGGAGGAGAAGAACGCCATCAGCCACCGCGGCATCGCCTTCCGGGCGCTGCTGCCGCACCTCGTCGACGCCCTGTCCTGA
- a CDS encoding N-acetyltransferase, translated as MTPTPGMVDATEPLVQVWPLFGLHIATPRLVLTPVRDAHLPELVDAVLAGIHDPADMPFSVPWTDAPRDILVSETAKHQWRLRAGVSPGEWTVNFAVLHGGRVIGVQDLAARSFPLLRRVETGSWLTQAAHGRGFGTEMRSAVLQFAFDHLGATSAVSGAAVWNAASLGVSRRLGYVPNGTSLAEARRGEVQVLQNLLLAREDFVRPDWVAEVRGLQAALALLTPGPLPGTAG; from the coding sequence GTGACGCCGACCCCGGGCATGGTGGACGCGACGGAACCGCTCGTGCAGGTCTGGCCGCTGTTCGGGCTGCACATCGCCACGCCGCGCCTGGTCCTCACGCCGGTCCGCGACGCGCACCTGCCGGAGCTGGTCGACGCCGTCCTCGCAGGGATCCACGATCCCGCCGACATGCCCTTCAGCGTGCCCTGGACCGACGCGCCCCGCGACATCCTGGTCTCGGAGACCGCGAAGCACCAGTGGCGCCTGCGGGCAGGCGTCTCGCCGGGGGAGTGGACCGTCAATTTCGCGGTCCTGCACGGGGGCCGCGTGATCGGCGTCCAGGACCTGGCGGCACGCTCGTTCCCGCTGCTGCGCCGCGTCGAGACGGGCTCCTGGCTCACGCAGGCCGCCCACGGCCGGGGATTCGGGACGGAGATGCGCTCCGCCGTGCTCCAGTTCGCCTTCGACCACCTCGGTGCGACGTCGGCCGTGTCGGGAGCTGCCGTCTGGAACGCCGCGTCGCTCGGCGTGTCCCGCCGGCTCGGCTACGTCCCGAACGGGACCTCGCTGGCCGAGGCCAGACGGGGAGAGGTGCAGGTGCTCCAGAACCTGCTGCTCGCGCGGGAGGACTTCGTCCGGCCCGACTGGGTGGCCGAGGTCCGGGGACTGCAGGCCGCGCTGGCCCTCCTCACTCCCGGGCCGCTGCCGGGGACGGCGGGCTGA
- the sbcD gene encoding nuclease SbcCD subunit D, whose protein sequence is MRILHTSDWHLGRSFHGTGTLDAQRMFVDNLEKTVREEAVDVVLVAGDVYDRALPAVDVVALFDETLDRLTVAGAQVVVSSGNHDSATRLGFGGRILARGGVHLRTRIEDIGTAVAWPLGADSELAIYGVPYLEPRVVAEALQAEGTTHTAVTRAALDRVREDIALRSRERRVVSIVMAHTFAAGGEGSDSERDLAIGGLGSVPLALFEGFDYSALGHLHGRQKLSETVRYSGSPLAYSFSEANQHKGAWLLDVGADGISAVRPVEWPAPRGLAVLTGTLDELLGRGDLAWAESAYCSVTLTDRERPARAMERLRTRFPDTLVLSFAPEGGDRQDARTYSQRIAEARDDAEICCGFLDHVRGRKASPKEHALIRSTVDAALSLAHER, encoded by the coding sequence ATGCGGATCCTCCATACGTCCGACTGGCATCTGGGCCGGTCCTTCCACGGCACCGGGACCCTCGACGCCCAGCGGATGTTCGTCGACAACCTCGAGAAGACGGTGCGCGAGGAAGCCGTCGACGTGGTCCTGGTGGCGGGCGACGTCTACGACCGCGCGCTGCCCGCCGTCGACGTCGTCGCCCTCTTCGACGAGACGCTGGACCGGCTCACCGTCGCGGGCGCCCAGGTGGTCGTCAGCAGCGGGAACCATGACTCGGCCACGCGGCTCGGGTTCGGCGGCCGCATCCTCGCCCGCGGCGGCGTCCACCTGCGCACCCGCATCGAGGACATCGGCACCGCCGTGGCCTGGCCGCTCGGGGCGGACTCCGAACTCGCGATCTACGGCGTCCCGTACCTCGAACCCCGCGTCGTCGCGGAGGCGCTGCAGGCGGAGGGCACCACCCATACGGCCGTGACACGCGCCGCCCTCGACCGAGTGCGCGAGGACATCGCGCTCCGGAGCAGGGAGCGCCGTGTGGTGTCCATCGTGATGGCCCATACCTTCGCTGCCGGAGGTGAGGGCTCGGACAGTGAGCGCGACCTCGCGATCGGCGGCCTCGGATCCGTTCCCCTGGCGCTGTTCGAGGGCTTCGACTACAGCGCGCTGGGCCACCTGCACGGCCGGCAGAAGCTGTCCGAGACCGTGCGCTACTCGGGGTCGCCCCTCGCGTACTCGTTCTCCGAGGCCAACCAGCACAAGGGCGCCTGGCTCCTGGACGTCGGCGCGGACGGCATCAGCGCCGTCCGGCCCGTCGAGTGGCCGGCGCCGCGCGGCCTCGCCGTGCTCACCGGCACCCTCGACGAACTGCTGGGACGCGGCGACCTCGCCTGGGCGGAATCCGCCTACTGCTCCGTCACCCTCACCGACCGCGAGCGGCCCGCGCGTGCCATGGAGCGCCTGAGGACACGGTTCCCCGACACCCTCGTGCTGTCCTTCGCCCCGGAGGGCGGGGACCGGCAGGACGCGCGGACGTACAGCCAGCGGATCGCCGAGGCGCGGGACGACGCCGAGATCTGCTGCGGCTTCCTCGACCATGTCCGCGGCCGCAAGGCCTCTCCCAAGGAGCATGCGCTCATCCGCTCGACCGTCGACGCCGCGCTGAGCCTCGCCCACGAACGCTAG
- a CDS encoding hypothetical protein (possible pseudo due to internal stop codon/frameshift), with product MSIIQTVQAVQATTATPTSDGSALGAVTDWAVNLMETIGAPGAGLAIALENLFPPLPSEVILPLAGFTASRGNFSLFEAILWTTLGSVIGAYALYALGAWLGRDRMRRLVSKVPLIDIEDVDRVEDWFNRHGYRAVFFGRMIPLFRSLVSIPAGIERMPVGKFLLLTTAGSLIWNSLFVLAGFYLGENWHIVEQYADVFQKIVIVAVVLFAVYFVVSKVRKHRADKRVQ from the coding sequence GTGAGCATCATCCAGACTGTCCAGGCCGTCCAGGCGACGACGGCGACCCCCACGTCGGACGGATCGGCCCTCGGTGCGGTCACGGACTGGGCCGTGAACCTCATGGAGACCATCGGCGCGCCCGGCGCGGGGCTCGCCATCGCCCTCGAGAACCTCTTCCCTCCGCTGCCGAGCGAGGTGATCCTGCCCCTCGCCGGGTTCACCGCCAGCCGCGGCAACTTCTCGCTGTTCGAGGCGATCCTCTGGACGACCCTGGGCTCGGTGATCGGAGCCTATGCGCTGTACGCCCTCGGCGCGTGGCTCGGCCGCGACCGCATGCGCCGCCTGGTGTCCAAGGTGCCGCTCATCGACATCGAGGACGTCGACAGGGTGGAGGACTGGTTCAACCGGCACGGGTACCGGGCCGTGTTCTTCGGCCGGATGATCCCGCTGTTCCGGAGCCTCGTCTCCATCCCGGCGGGTATCGAACGGATGCCCGTCGGCAAGTTCCTCCTGCTCACCACGGCCGGCAGCCTGATCTGGAACTCCCTCTTCGTGCTGGCCGGGTTCTACCTCGGGGAGAACTGGCACATCGTCGAGCAGTACGCGGACGTCTTCCAGAAGATCGTGATCGTCGCCGTCGTGCTGTTCGCCGTGTACTTCGTCGTCTCCAAGGTGCGCAAGCACCGCGCGGACAAGCGCGTGCAGTGA
- a CDS encoding oxidoreductase, giving the protein MRRPTRDGGTGPTTGRDGPHWNPSALPRLDGRCYLVTGANAGLGYFASEQLAGAGASVVLASRSEDRARRAISAIRSVHPDADVTFQLLDLADLGSVRAAAAAIAAGPPLTGLLANAGVVGSREERTTADGFELQFGTNHLGHYALVALLLPALTDAGTRVVHLGSISHRWARLTPSFLEPSSYRGSAAYATSKLAVTAFGFELARRLDATGSAATSVVAHPGLALGMLTPDRQGVAARKDAPRWRRTVLAHVAQGKDAGAWPLVRATADPGIKNGAYCGPGGRFQLTGPPALVRAEPHARERNAASRLIDLSARLTGIPLRL; this is encoded by the coding sequence GTGCGGCGCCCGACCCGTGACGGCGGCACCGGCCCGACGACGGGCCGGGACGGCCCGCACTGGAATCCGTCGGCCCTCCCCCGTCTGGACGGCCGGTGCTACCTCGTCACGGGCGCCAACGCCGGTCTCGGCTATTTCGCCTCGGAACAGCTCGCGGGAGCGGGCGCGAGCGTGGTGCTCGCATCGCGCAGTGAGGACAGGGCGCGACGCGCGATCAGCGCCATCCGGAGCGTCCACCCCGACGCCGACGTCACCTTCCAGCTCCTCGATCTCGCGGATCTGGGATCGGTCCGGGCCGCGGCCGCGGCGATCGCGGCCGGTCCGCCGCTGACCGGCCTGCTGGCCAATGCCGGGGTGGTCGGGTCCCGGGAGGAACGCACGACGGCGGACGGGTTCGAACTCCAGTTCGGCACCAACCATCTGGGCCACTACGCCCTCGTCGCCCTCCTCCTCCCCGCGCTGACCGACGCCGGGACCAGGGTCGTCCATCTCGGCAGTATCAGCCACCGCTGGGCGCGCCTGACCCCGTCGTTCCTCGAGCCGTCGTCGTACCGCGGCTCCGCCGCGTACGCGACGTCGAAGCTCGCGGTCACGGCTTTCGGGTTCGAGCTGGCCCGGCGCCTCGACGCGACGGGGAGCGCGGCGACGAGCGTCGTCGCCCATCCCGGGCTCGCGCTCGGAATGCTCACGCCGGACCGGCAGGGCGTGGCAGCCCGCAAGGACGCGCCCCGGTGGCGGCGGACCGTTCTCGCGCACGTGGCGCAGGGGAAGGACGCCGGGGCGTGGCCCCTCGTCCGCGCGACGGCCGATCCCGGGATCAAGAACGGCGCCTACTGCGGTCCCGGGGGCCGGTTCCAGCTCACGGGACCGCCGGCCCTCGTACGGGCGGAACCGCATGCCCGTGAGCGCAATGCCGCGTCGCGGCTGATCGACCTGTCGGCCCGGCTCACCGGCATCCCGCTGCGTCTCTAG
- the sbcC gene encoding nuclease SbcCD subunit C: MRLHHLEIQAFGPFADRQSVDFDALSSQGLFLLNGPTGAGKSSVLDAVCFALYGSVPGARQAAKRLRSDHAAESVAPEVSLEFSVADRRFRVVRSPAWDRPARRGNGTTTEQARTLLSERVDAEWVQKSARNDEAGLELQSLLGMDKEQFTKVVMLPQGEFAAFLRADAKPRRELLQRLFSTTRFEDLERLFTEESHRTARDLADQEGKQRHVFLRAVDEAERHDLSPADTGIDPDSSGGWSAALQALAAALHDRRDAADLASTELAERSALADGALVALRQRRSRWTALGDVRRQQADHDARSEEISDLMERAQLHDQARRLAPLLELESEAGVEVEGARARHGEVLRRLRDNGAARDYLDVDPAGQDGIPRSALTSGCTASSSALGVLRAALPDEQRLLDVRSELDDRTAEVRRLDERLAVTGEAISALQHQRAADAGSVAPLRLAADGLVHLRADLAAAVAAEETVRLYQAAELRLGTADAEHGAASERFLALKEDWLTKLQLRLEQAAEELADQLADGEPCPVCGSMEHPAPVASPGGERITLEEEQAARRLQAEAEKELQDLREIRDRARLDVAELAARGGELSPEDAAASTLAARTKVQAAEEAHAECAAIEERMRRATEDEERIRAERDSLREERVAAASRRASLLDQVDVLARRLAGLQGDAPSLTARIDEVQRAFDDLEAVRDALDALTSAVGRRQDAVQRVEDALHGTPFGSSEEARAALLPEDRRSRVAEAVKEHEARGHRLSGAWEDSAVRESLREEQEGVEPPSDEDERVAAAGADELRVRAQRAGISAEVLGHSVAQLETYSRQFDDLERQIAPLREQARLVAAVADTARGGGENLYKMSLATYVLASRLEQVAAAATERLLQMSDGRYALVHSDATAGNKRSGLGLNVIDGWTGNRRDTSTLSGGESFMASLALALGLADVVQQEAGGLDIETLFVDEGFGSLDDQALEQVMDALEGLRSGGRVVGLVSHVPELKQRVSAQLQVVKGRQGSILRYVEQPASV; encoded by the coding sequence ATGAGACTGCACCACCTCGAGATCCAGGCCTTCGGCCCCTTCGCCGACCGGCAGAGCGTCGATTTCGATGCGCTGTCCAGCCAGGGCCTGTTCCTCCTGAACGGCCCCACCGGCGCCGGGAAGTCGAGTGTCCTCGACGCCGTGTGCTTCGCACTCTACGGTTCGGTCCCCGGCGCCCGTCAGGCGGCGAAAAGGCTCCGCAGCGACCACGCCGCGGAATCGGTGGCTCCGGAGGTGTCCCTCGAGTTCTCGGTCGCGGACCGTCGTTTCCGCGTGGTGCGGTCACCAGCGTGGGACAGGCCGGCACGACGCGGGAACGGGACGACCACCGAACAGGCCCGCACCCTCCTCAGCGAACGGGTGGACGCCGAGTGGGTGCAGAAGTCGGCGCGCAACGACGAGGCCGGGCTGGAGCTGCAGTCCCTCCTCGGCATGGACAAGGAACAGTTCACCAAGGTCGTGATGCTTCCGCAGGGCGAATTCGCGGCCTTCCTCCGGGCCGATGCGAAGCCCCGACGGGAACTGCTGCAGAGGCTGTTCTCGACCACGCGGTTCGAGGATCTCGAGAGGCTCTTCACCGAGGAGAGCCATCGCACCGCGCGGGACCTCGCGGACCAGGAGGGCAAACAGCGGCACGTGTTCCTGCGTGCGGTCGACGAGGCCGAGCGCCATGACCTCAGCCCGGCCGACACCGGAATCGACCCGGACAGCTCCGGTGGCTGGTCCGCGGCGCTGCAGGCCCTCGCCGCAGCCCTCCACGACCGCCGGGACGCGGCAGACCTGGCGAGCACCGAGCTCGCGGAGCGGAGTGCGCTCGCGGACGGCGCGCTGGTGGCGCTGAGGCAGCGCCGGTCCCGCTGGACCGCGCTGGGCGACGTGCGGAGGCAGCAGGCGGACCACGATGCACGATCCGAGGAGATCTCGGACCTGATGGAGCGGGCACAGCTGCACGACCAGGCCCGCAGGCTCGCCCCGCTCCTCGAGCTCGAGTCCGAGGCAGGCGTGGAGGTGGAGGGCGCACGAGCCCGGCACGGCGAGGTCCTCCGGCGGCTGAGGGACAACGGCGCCGCCCGGGACTACCTCGACGTCGATCCCGCCGGCCAGGACGGGATCCCGCGGAGCGCCCTCACCAGCGGCTGCACGGCGTCCTCCTCCGCGCTGGGGGTCCTGCGGGCCGCGCTGCCCGACGAGCAACGGTTACTGGACGTGCGGTCCGAGCTCGACGACCGGACGGCCGAGGTCCGGCGGCTCGACGAACGGCTCGCCGTGACCGGCGAGGCGATCAGCGCGCTGCAGCATCAGCGAGCGGCCGACGCCGGAAGCGTTGCGCCCCTGCGGCTGGCCGCCGACGGCCTGGTCCACCTGCGCGCGGACCTCGCCGCTGCCGTCGCCGCCGAGGAGACGGTCCGGCTGTACCAAGCGGCCGAGCTGCGCCTCGGTACGGCGGACGCCGAGCACGGCGCCGCGTCGGAGCGCTTCCTGGCGCTCAAGGAGGACTGGCTCACGAAGCTGCAGCTGCGGCTGGAACAGGCTGCCGAGGAACTCGCCGATCAGCTCGCGGACGGCGAGCCGTGCCCGGTGTGCGGCAGCATGGAGCATCCGGCACCCGTGGCGTCGCCGGGTGGCGAGAGGATCACCCTGGAGGAGGAACAGGCTGCACGACGCCTCCAGGCCGAGGCTGAGAAGGAGCTGCAGGACCTCCGCGAGATCCGGGACCGCGCGCGCCTCGACGTGGCCGAACTCGCCGCCCGGGGCGGTGAGCTCTCACCCGAGGACGCTGCTGCGTCCACCCTCGCAGCGCGGACCAAGGTTCAGGCCGCCGAGGAGGCCCACGCCGAGTGTGCGGCGATCGAGGAGCGCATGCGGCGCGCCACCGAGGACGAGGAACGGATCCGTGCCGAGCGCGACTCCCTGCGGGAGGAACGGGTCGCCGCCGCCTCACGACGGGCGTCGCTGCTCGACCAGGTGGACGTGCTGGCGCGACGACTCGCCGGACTCCAGGGTGACGCACCGTCGCTGACGGCCCGCATCGACGAGGTGCAGCGCGCGTTCGACGATCTGGAAGCAGTGCGGGATGCCCTGGATGCGCTCACCTCGGCCGTCGGCCGCCGGCAAGACGCCGTGCAGCGCGTCGAGGACGCGCTGCACGGCACGCCGTTCGGCTCGTCGGAGGAGGCCCGCGCGGCGCTCCTCCCGGAGGACCGACGCAGCCGGGTGGCCGAGGCGGTGAAGGAGCACGAGGCACGCGGACACCGGCTCTCCGGCGCCTGGGAGGACAGCGCCGTCCGGGAGAGCCTTCGAGAGGAGCAGGAGGGAGTGGAGCCGCCCTCCGACGAGGACGAGCGCGTCGCCGCCGCCGGTGCCGACGAACTCCGGGTGCGCGCACAGCGGGCCGGAATCAGTGCCGAGGTGCTCGGGCACTCGGTCGCACAGCTCGAGACCTACTCCCGGCAGTTCGACGACCTCGAGCGGCAGATCGCACCGCTGCGCGAGCAGGCGCGGCTGGTGGCCGCCGTCGCCGACACGGCCCGAGGGGGAGGGGAGAACCTGTACAAGATGTCGCTGGCCACCTACGTCCTCGCCTCACGCCTCGAGCAGGTCGCGGCCGCCGCGACGGAGCGGCTGCTGCAGATGTCCGACGGCCGGTACGCGCTGGTCCACAGCGACGCCACGGCCGGCAACAAGCGCTCGGGACTCGGACTGAACGTGATCGACGGCTGGACGGGGAACCGCAGGGACACCTCGACGCTCTCCGGCGGGGAGTCGTTCATGGCTTCGCTCGCTTTGGCGCTCGGTCTCGCCGACGTCGTCCAGCAGGAAGCGGGCGGGCTCGACATCGAGACCCTGTTCGTGGACGAGGGATTCGGCTCACTCGACGACCAGGCGCTCGAGCAGGTCATGGACGCGCTCGAGGGACTGCGGAGCGGCGGGCGCGTCGTCGGACTGGTCAGCCACGTGCCCGAACTCAAGCAGCGGGTGAGCGCACAGCTGCAGGTCGTCAAGGGCCGCCAGGGCTCGATCCTCCGCTATGTGGAGCAGCCCGCCAGCGTGTAA
- a CDS encoding DNA polymerase III subunit epsilon, which translates to MGIAFTAIDFETANGFRGSPCAVGLTKVRDGRIIEEASWLMRPPEGHDHFDSRNIAIHGITSGMVRDAPRFGELFPEIGGFIGSDVLVAHNAAFDLGVIRSALEVSALAGPAWDYACTVLLSRRSYSLPSYSLPFVAEAAGVPLLNHHDAVEDARACAGIMLDLARRYDAGTVEDVLGRHDLPLSRAEAYAPGIDELSKATRTALGRGSSPSGWSGWPEEGENPHANPQADPRHPLYGQTVVFTGNLGIPRPQAKERAARLGAQPASSVTRRTTVLVVGDGFVASDLRNGRVTGKARRVLELHERGQAIEVLSEAEFLQLTGDRWPAGSPAAG; encoded by the coding sequence GTGGGAATCGCATTCACGGCCATCGACTTCGAGACTGCGAACGGCTTCCGTGGCTCCCCCTGCGCCGTCGGCCTGACGAAGGTCCGGGACGGCCGGATCATCGAGGAGGCGTCCTGGCTGATGCGCCCGCCGGAAGGCCACGACCACTTCGACTCCCGCAACATCGCCATCCACGGCATCACCTCGGGCATGGTCCGGGACGCCCCCCGCTTCGGCGAGCTGTTCCCCGAGATCGGCGGCTTCATCGGGTCCGACGTGCTGGTGGCGCACAACGCGGCCTTCGACCTCGGCGTCATCCGGTCCGCGCTGGAGGTGTCGGCTCTCGCCGGCCCTGCCTGGGACTACGCGTGCACCGTCCTGCTCTCGCGCAGGAGCTACTCGCTGCCGTCCTACTCGCTGCCGTTCGTCGCGGAAGCCGCCGGGGTCCCGCTGCTCAACCACCACGACGCCGTCGAGGATGCGCGGGCGTGCGCCGGCATCATGTTGGACCTCGCCCGGCGGTACGACGCAGGCACCGTCGAGGACGTCCTCGGGCGTCATGACCTGCCGCTATCGCGGGCCGAGGCCTACGCGCCGGGCATCGACGAGCTGTCGAAGGCCACCCGCACCGCGCTGGGGCGCGGTTCGTCGCCGTCGGGCTGGTCCGGCTGGCCGGAGGAGGGCGAGAACCCGCACGCCAATCCGCAGGCCGATCCGCGCCACCCGCTCTACGGACAGACGGTCGTCTTCACCGGGAACCTCGGTATCCCGCGGCCGCAGGCCAAGGAACGGGCAGCCCGCCTCGGCGCGCAACCGGCGAGCTCCGTCACCCGACGGACCACCGTCCTCGTGGTCGGGGACGGCTTCGTCGCCTCCGACCTGCGCAACGGACGCGTGACAGGGAAGGCCCGGCGCGTGCTGGAACTCCACGAGCGTGGCCAGGCCATCGAGGTGCTCTCGGAAGCCGAGTTCCTGCAGCTGACCGGCGACCGCTGGCCCGCCGGTAGCCCGGCGGCCGGCTAG